A stretch of DNA from Flavobacteriaceae bacterium MAR_2009_75:
TTAGTACATGGATATAAAGGTTAATTCACAAACAGTGGTAGTATTCGACCTTGATGATACACTTTACAATGAACTCAGCTACCTACAATCGGCCTACCGAGAAATAGCCTTAAAAACGGCTCCTAAAAGTTGGCACAAACTTTATTTACAAATGTTCTCATTGTACCGATGCAACGAGAATGTCTTTGATTTTCTGGCAAAGAATCATAATCTTGATAAAAGTGAATTAATTACCCTCTATCGAAACCACAAACCAAAAATTGCACTGGCCGAAGGGGTTGCAGAACTATTTCAAAAATTAAGAGAGAAAAAAGCAGGTCTAGGCCTTATCACAGATGGTAGAACGGGCACGCAACGGGCAAAGTTAAAAGCTTTGGGTATAGAAAATTCATTTGATTGTATCGTCATTTCAGAAGAGTTTGGTTCTGAAAAACCATCGGAAGAGAATTATTTGGCCATTGAAAACCAATTGCCTGAGTATACTGACTTTTATTACGTAGCGGATAATGTAAAAAAAGACTTTATAGCGCCAAATCAACTTGGCTGGGAAACCATAGGTGTTTTAGATAATGGCCTAAACATTCATAATGATGCTCACCTATATATGACTAAAAAACATCTTCCCAAAAATTATGTTTATAGAATTGGTGATATAAATATCATCTAATCATCTACATACATGTACTCAAGGTATAGGTAAAAACTTTAATTAACACCAATTACTAAACTAAAGCAATTAAATTTAATAGCACTCGTTTTAAATACTAAAGAAAACTATTTAACTGAATATTCTTAATTATTTCATAAAATACATCTAAGAGTTGTATTTCATCGTAAATATTTACACTTAAACCCCATAAACAAGATTAAGTGTCTTTAAAAACAAATGCCCCACGAAAATCTAATTCTCATCAATGGCTAGCGACATTGAGAGAGGAAATCATACTATCTATTTATCATAGATATCCTGTATTCTTCTTACTTTTCATTAGATAAGGGGCTATAATCAAATTTTTAGCTCTTACAATTGACAAGATTAGAAAAAAGATTTAAAAGTCTTGATGGAAAAAAGGTCATTTTTACAGACTTTTTTGATACCCTCGTGCACCGATCGGTACACCCGAACTATACATTGCGCTTATGGGCAAAATGTATTATTCGCGAACTCGGAGTTGAAATTACATCTGAACAACTTTTCAGTATAAGAGCTAATGCCCACACATTTTTATCTACTAGGGAAAACAAAAATTCGTTAGAAATTGACTATACTTTGTTGATACACGAAGTGTTTCTGAGATTGCAACACAACAATCTCTTGCAAGGTGTGAGCCTCAATGTCTTTGAATCACTTTTTAAACAGGCTGACACTATTGCAGAAACTTCGGTTCAGTTTAAAAACGATAACCTCATTCAAGATTTATTCAAACTGAAGGAAAAGGGATACAACAT
This window harbors:
- a CDS encoding putative hydrolase of the HAD superfamily gives rise to the protein MDIKVNSQTVVVFDLDDTLYNELSYLQSAYREIALKTAPKSWHKLYLQMFSLYRCNENVFDFLAKNHNLDKSELITLYRNHKPKIALAEGVAELFQKLREKKAGLGLITDGRTGTQRAKLKALGIENSFDCIVISEEFGSEKPSEENYLAIENQLPEYTDFYYVADNVKKDFIAPNQLGWETIGVLDNGLNIHNDAHLYMTKKHLPKNYVYRIGDINII